The Aquila chrysaetos chrysaetos chromosome 7, bAquChr1.4, whole genome shotgun sequence DNA segment ATGTGCCGTCTGCACACCCACGTACTCCAGGACCTTGTGCTAATCACGGTCTCGTCTGCCCTGGACAAGGTAAAACTCAGGCACATAGGCATCCGTGACCACTTGGTCCCTTCTCCCCTATTACTCAGAATGAAGAGTCCTACATCAGAATATTGTACTTAAACCTCACACCTACACCCACTGAATGAAACCGGAGTTTTGTTACTCTATCTGTATTGCTAAATAGGTTGGGGACAAGGAGCAAGGTTTAATGCTGGACCACCGACTCTCCATAATGCTAAACTGCCAGCAAGCTTTTTTAGCACACTTCTGGCCAAGGCCAGCTAGCATCTCCACAGCAATGCCTAGGCACCAAGAGAACACCTAGCTACCTAGTACACACCAAGGACTGCTTCCAATAAGAAGTTGGATTTGGGTCTCTTCCTCCTGTGCAGTCTTCCTACACTATCCCAACAGGCTCTACAGCCTCAAAGCCCTCCTCCTTGTCCTTCTGCCATGTCCCAAGGCATGTAACACACCTTCAAGTTTCATATTATACAAACAGTTTTATGGCCCACAACAGAGTTTTCGTAtcagatattttgaaataaaaagacacaaaaattgCAACGAAGTGTTACAGCCACAGCGCAGTACCTAACGGCCTCAAGGAGACCCACAGCACAAGCGCCATGTGAGGTAGATGTGACCCGTCTAGCAACTTGGTTTCAGGGCCCGAAAACagtccccagccctgtgctgttCTGTGTTATAGACAGGGCCTATATGGCTGACACCCAGGGCTGGAGGCTGAGGAGGAATCGGATGCATTTTTACTCTCTGTGCCTTCAAGTGAGGCAGGGCCTCCCATAACCCTGAGATGGCAGATGAAATGACTCTGGTGAAAAGCAGCTGATGCACGTTCACGCTGGCTGTCATAACCCAAAAATGAACAAGCAGTTTCTTCAAGGGGGGCTTTCTTCCACCTGGACAGACGACATTTCCTGAATACCGGAGGAAGAGCGGTGACGACAGAAGCCAGGAGGGAGGGCAGCATGGGAAGAGCGGGCCATTTGTCCTCCCTGCCACAGAACCAGTTAGGCCTCCGCAAGCAGCTGTGCCAGTTTCTGACCACCATCAATATGTCAATTCCGCTTCTCGAAATCACAAGCCTACTTTGGTTTCATGTATGCACCTCCCAGGCATGTAACTGTGGGCAATTCTCCATTGGTATTGGCAGCCGGTGCACTCAACAGCAACACGCAGGGAGTAGCCAACACATTTCCCTTCCCACCAGCCCCCTGCGGCAGTGTCATATTGGACATCGCTGTAATGGAAAGGTTAAAAGAAACCTTGTTGAAATGAGATGAGAAAGGATTGACTTTATGTTTAGACAGTGCCCGgggctgcagtgggatgggTTTTGGGGGATGGAGTGCAGAAAGAGTGGCTGAAACTGcgtctcctcttcctcctgttggCAGAACAGGGTGAGGCTATTGGCTTGGTGTTGGCATttgaccttgcttttccttGTCTGGTTGGGAGACCCCCCCCAAGTTTGGAACGTCTGTACATGGAATATGAAGAGGATGATGatatttcctttgcaaaatggATGAGCAGCTTCTGGGGCCACAACTTGATCGATGAGAATGAGAAAGAGGGTAGAGGCCACAAGAAACGCCAGACACGACCCTTTAGTGAAAGGAGAGCCTCCCTTCCGGTAAGAGCTGCGTGcagttttctctctgtgtgtgtggtttATGTATAAATACAAGTACCATCCCCAGGGGCACGGCCCTAGAGATGTATGAGGATAAGTATGGTACACCTTGCCAAATAAGTTCAGTTCCTACTGGCAGCAGCTAGCTGCTTTTTTGAACTTAGCTGCCTGCCAGCGCCAGGTCTCCAGTGCCTTTGGAATACAAGAAAACTGGCAAACTCCAAGATAAGCGATGACAGGACCAGAAACGTAGGGAGAAGGGCGTCATAACTGCCTAACTATGTATTACAATGTTGTTCTGTCTGCTCAGCATGTCCTAGCAGAGATCAAAACATTTTGGCAATGGGCACACATACACATTGTCATTAATGAGTCTGTTCTCATGTGTAAAACTACATAACCCCGTAGGTATTCATAGGGCTTGGACCTAATTCTGCAACTATACTGTCTCCAGGAAGTTGTATGCTTTACTCCCTGGGATTTAGCCGTTTGCACGTGTAACTTCTAATTTAAGCTAGAGAATGCAGTCCCTCCTGGTTTAAAACATCCGACTCTGAAAATAAGGATGCAACACCTGACAAAGCTTATTATACTGTGAAGTAAGATTTTAAGGCAGAAGTACATTCTTTattcttaaacaaacaaaatagttGGGAAAGGGGCAGGGTTCACATGCAGAAGCAGGTTTTTAAGGCAGCTTACAACTGTCTAACTGATTATCAAAATGAAGTTAAACTGAAAACAGCTCTTCACAGTCTGCTCTTTACTTGAAGactgttgcttttatttcagctgtagaAAAATGCTTAGGTGGTCCAAacctgtctctttttttccaactacATCAGTTGGCTTACCAAAGATACTGTGTTTCCTTACAAACCATTTTTCTGTTATATCCTTTGATCATTATGGCTGCAACAAAGCAAATGCTATTATATTGGGGAGAAACAGCTAatcttttccaaacttttctttctgccgTGCTCTATTTTCACCTTGCAAGTTCTCCTCCACTGGAGCTGCCATGTTCTAagctgtgggattttttgttttaaaaaaatttggctaagaaaaaccaaacagaccAAAACCACCTTCTCCCTCTTTGAATTCATGGGCGGGCTGGAGAGGTAACCTTCATTCATTAGTTTTGAACTGATCAGCCACATTTGTTATATACAGTTATATTTCACCTTGGTCATAGATTGCAAGACAGACTCTGAGCTAGAGCTTTTCTGATGGATTCCATTAGAATGCctgaaaacagaacatttattaatgtggggttttttttaaattagttttacggtattttaattttgtctttcagagGTCTACGCATATCTGATTTCTTTAGGCCCCAATCCAGACTGAAATGCAAGAATGTACTTTAAATCACTTTTCATTCAGCAAGCTGCTGAACACATCTTCctgtatatttgtgtgtgtatttgtgtgtgtacacatatatTTCATTTGAAGCATGTTCTTATATTCAGTTTgttcaaaagctgtttaaatACTTAGCTAATAGCTGTACAAATTCTTTGCTATAGTTGCATTCCTGAATCCATACATCGAACTTGGATTAAGTTAGCTGATGGAAAGAGAAGACTGTGGCTTTTGACATTACTGTTCAATGAGCTAAAGTTATCCTGTACACTTAATTATGTCTGGCCTTTACATTAATGCTCCACACAAGTTTGTCTTGCTCCAGTAGTATTGTACAAGAAATATAAATTtcaactgctttatttttcagtgccaCAAATTGACTGGAGGAATGAGCAGGGAAgatttgtttggggattttatGATTCGGAGATGAATTTTGAGATGaaactttttcatttggaaatctCTGACTAGTTGGTAGTGAAGAGCACTAAAACATGTTGTCTTAAACCAAATCTAGAAGTTAAACAAATGGGCACTAATAATTCCTTAGAAATACCTTCAGAAAGAGCATCTCCTTTTTGAGAGCAACAATTTGCTGTTGCACCTGGAGCTGTGGTTTTTACACAGTTATTACAAATGATAACTACTGTAAGATTCAAAACACTTATCAGTGTTAGTTAAATACAATGGTACTGCCAAAACAGCACTGCCAGCACACTTTGTATCATATCTAGGGCTGGTATATGGTGCATCAGCAATAGGGCAATCCTGCCCACATGAACTGCATCTGCATGAGGAGTGTTTTGGTATTACACAGCAAAATGCTAGCAGTATAGCACAAAAGGTGGTTTTGCATAGCGCTGGAAATTGTATCTTGGTCTTTGTAGCTTTTCCGGTGCTGTAGAAAGACATTCAAGCCACTGCTCTCATCTCAATGACAATGGTAAACTGTGACATCCTATCGTGGTAGAGCCCCCCAAAATACGCATAAAGCTTTGTAGGATAACTCACAGActaacaacaattttttttttttccccaatatctTAGTACACCTCACAAACAATACTGAGATGAGCTTCGCAAAATGCTTTTGCTATTGTCATTCCCATTTTGCAGAGGGGAACACAAAATTATATTCACCCTTCACTGGGTCACTGTCAAGACAGGCTAAAACTTGCAACTTCACTCCCCTGAAAGCATCAGAGCTGTATATGTTGCTGTGGGCCAACACTGAATGTGAAAACTGCCTGGGGAGAAATAAGTCATCTGTTTCCATCTCGTTTAGTTAGCTTGTTCCCCTGGCAAACTTCAGACACATTAAATGTGATACCCTTTTTGAAGCCTCCAGCTACAACTTTCCTTGACACATTCTAGTTATCCTCCATCATTTTGGTTCAGGAGAGTTTCTTACCTCCCAGGCATTTTGTTGCAGGGAAAAGATAGGAGGCAAAGGAGCACTGATAAGAGTTTTACAACCCTATAAACATATCCACCTTCAAGTAGACATTGCTGCTCACAGCAGAAAATCTGGTAAGAAACAGCTGAGAGTGGGAGCAGAACAACTGACTGCTGTTGAAATTGCTAACACTTAATTTAAACTGAAGTCAGACTGAACATCTACCACAATATTGTTACTACAGATCAGTTGGAGCTTAggccaaaacatttttaaggaatATATACTTGGCTATAAGCTTCTCggaaggaaaagaagctgcGGGACAGCATCTGAATGTCAGATGTTCCAAAATATCCCTAAAGTACTGGGGTCGTGTAAACTTCAGCAAACGCTGAAAACTCGTGCTGACACGctgaagattaattttcttactGACAGCTGTGCAAGCCCTCAGATCAAGCCCAAAAGATGGAAGCAATTATCTTGTCTCCAACAGAAACTGAGAAAGTGAATAGGCAAATTATATTGACATCAATTTCgcaaagtatttttgtttgtgtactttttgtgtgttttagaTGGGCAATTAGCAAAAGATTAGCTGTTGTGTAAATAGATACACTGAGCATGACTGGCCTTTACACAAAGGCTCAAGCAGAAAAAGGGAGTAGTAAGGGCAGTGAGAAACAACCCCTGAGAGCATGCTTGGTGCTTCTGGCTTTCCCAGCACTGGCAAAAATTCCCCATTTTGATATAGGGGAGCATTTATCATTCTTCCTTCCCatgccttttccctttccacctcctccccacttCTCCACTTTAAGCACTGCTCAAGGTCGGATCCTGGGAGCCGGAGACCAAGGGGCGTTCGCTAAAGAGGCACCAGATGTAGGCACGAGGCCGCTGCTGGGGCAAGGACAGGAGCAGGTACTGGGGCTGTGCTCAGAGACCTTTGGCAAGGGATGACAGCACCGGTGGGTGGACACCAGAGCTGTGCAGATAGAGAGGCAATCTCTGCTGCCACCAGCTTCTGAGACTTCAGGAGGGGAAGCATAAATTAAAGCGGTCTTCAGCCGTTCTTATTTACAATGTTACCGAGCAATCAATTTGGCACCAAACACATGTATTAAATGCATGTGTTAAATCCaagaaataggaagaaagcCACATGGATTTTATCTAAAGTCAGTGCCAGATCTGCTTCAGCACTGAGCTTCGTTTTATGACTCTTTCAGTTCTCCACAGAATcaatcttaaataaataaaagaagacTAATGTACTGTGCCAGTTAGAAGCCACGAAATGTTCGTGCTTGAGCAGTTGTGTTAAGGCTCTTGTCCTCTGTAGGGTTGTGTCCATAAGACAGCAGCATACTGATGTGTACGAGCATGCTGTCCTCCTAGCCACAGTGGTATGTATCACGCAAAGGCACTGTGAGAGGAGGCACAGTCACAGTAATATGGTTGCATAGATATGCATGTGTAGCTTTACCTTTAGTCCACTGAGGCAGATACACATTTCAGAGGAAGGCCTGTCCCCTTTCTGGACCATTGCTGCCATGTCAGTATGTGAACCGCAGTCTTTTTGTTAAGGGCTTAACTATAATTCTATCTgtgaagggaaattaaaaagcaatgtcttagtaaaataaaacatttacaaacactgcaaaacagGATTGATAGAATGCCATCCCCCATTTCAGCTGTCCTCCTGTTTTTTTGCCCAAACCCTCTAAAAACAAATACCAGTGATTTTTAGCATGAGACAATTTTTATTTTCGGGAAACAATATATGGTGATGCTATTAAAATGACACAGAAGACATAGCTCGTTGCGCTTGACGTGGCATGTGTACTCCTGTCCCTCAAGCACAATGTGATTGCTTTGATGCTTTCTAAAATAACAATACAATATGACCTTACAGAAATTACAGCTGTATTGATTGGTTTGAAACCAAAGTAAAAATAGTACGGCAGAAATCATTACCACTACTCTGAGAGGCAGTCCATAATACTAGTTACTGAACTAAGCTTatgtctggaaaagaaatggaacCAGTACCGTAAGATCTGAAAACACTTTGGTATTAGGTGCTTCTGTCAGGTGtgagatttattatttttagcacCCCTCATCAGCCTGTCTAATGTGATATAGTCACATCCATATGGATGCACAGCCTCACCATTCAGAGAAAGGCTGCATAGGTCCCTGTTCTGCTGATATATTTATAATAGCATCTGGGCCAGAGTAAATGGAAATGTATACAGGAGACGTTTCAGGTCCCTTGCAGTCCAAGGTTTGTAGTTTGATGTGGCCACTATACCAAGTTGGTTTAGCTTTCCactgttaaaaaaccaaaacaaacagcccCCCCACccgacaccccccccaaccaaacCCTACTCTGAGTGTAGGGTTTTCTCCTgagtttttttagaaaacatttcaggaTCTGTGGGATAGACCTTCAGTTGTTACAAACAGTCACAGCTCCCTCAAAGCCAGCAGAGCTTCTCAGGGTTACTCAGGAGCTGAAGACTTAGCATCAGGCTTATACAAAAATGTATACGCATTCAAACACGTATGCAGCAGCTGAGTGCCTGGAGTGCTCTAACCTGATACCCACGGGGGTCTCATTTTCAGTACCTGCCGTCTCTCTCTCACTATTTTCACTGCCTGCATCAGCTACTTACCCTGAAAAAGCATCAGCACCTGACAGAGTTTGGGGCACACCTGGCTCTATGTGGTGGCCTTCTCACCTGTCTCTCCTACAGGTCTGTTTCTAAAACCACCAATACAAGACTCCACAGGACACAGCTGTTCTGTATCAGTTTAATCTCCTTTACAGACATTCAATTAAGCACAGCTGATACAGATCAATAGCTTTTATCTGCATATCAGGCCTGGGAAAATTGAACCACACAGAAACTAAACAACTATCTACTCCCTCCCCACTTTAGCCCTACAAATGTAATTGTAGGAAGCCTGTTTCCTACTATGTCTCTGGTAGGGGTGTGTCCCTCAATGCCCTGAAAGTGCTCCCTCATCAGTTCAGGACAAATGTGCCCAAGAAACCAGCAGAAAATTGAGACCTGGACAATAGACAATCTTGTCTGCATGTAGGCCGTGCTGAAAATTTGACACAACTGGGCTAGAAATGGTTGCTGTCACACTAATGAACTCAAACATCTGATAAGACCTGGAGCACCTCTGGGTCAAACCTTCTATCTGGCTCATCTGGCCAGAAAGgctgggtctttttttttttttttttttgagggtcCTGCCTAGAACCTGCCACCAGATGTGAAGCCTGAGTTTTTGAGGTTATGGAGGGTCCCAGTTCCTTTTAGTGTCAGTGGGCACTAAGAGGACCCAGCATACTTTACATTTGAAATGCTCATTTGGGTGTCAAAACTTAGCTACTcaaaaacaggaataaaagcaaattctgctgctgtctctggaaaGCAAGCTCTTGACAGTGTGATTTTCctgcacagaaaaggaaagatacagGAGTCTGGGCAAGGTCCTTCATTCTGCACCATTGTTCAGAGAGCGCTCTGTGGCAGCAAGAATCTACCTTGTGTGCTCTGCTTTAATATTCAATACTCAACAAAAAGCTCTTGTTTTTCAGGCCAGGCTTTCCTCCCTCCATACAGCTCGACTTCATGCTTCTACCAAAGGCTCATCTTCAGGCCATCTTAAGGGCTCCAAGGAATTTCAAGAAGACCAAGATGTCAAATGCCACTGCCACAGGAAGGCAAGCAGAACACCTTCAGCAGACAGCTCATGTCCAGAGACAAGATCAAACTCCATCCAGGAATTTGCAGAGTCCTTTGAAAAGCAATTGCATCTCAAAAGCAAACGCTCAGTTTCTTTGGTAGGTAACAACCAACTTAAGttcacttcagaagaaaaaaaaacaaccgaCCAACAAGCAGGCCAGCTTTATCCCTGGTGTAAATGCTGTGGCTTTGCTAGGGGAAGGGCAGAAATAAACCTGAATTAGAATTTCTCAAATTATGTAGTCCTTACAGTAGTGCAAACAAGGTTAAAGCGATAGTATTGTTAGTATGAGAATTCTTGATGTAGTGTTACCATCTAGACTTATTCAAAAATGTCTGTCTTCAAAATGAGACACCACACTGGCTGTGGCAATGTTTCCTCTGTCTACAGCTGTGCCAACAAAATGTGACAATATAAAACCAGGTTTGCTTCACTTTTGCCATAAGATCCAGCTCTCTCTCTCACTGCTGCTGATCTGGTTTAACCGTATACAGTGTTATCTGTAAGACTGCCAGACACCGTGGTGTTTGAGAGGCTTCTCTTTTATCCCTTGGGACTTCatccatctgttttcttcagtgtcaccacacagctgcagcagcagccattgCTATAAGTGGCTGAACATATTTTCACTGTAAGGGCATGCAACCAGCAGGGGATTCTCCCCCCATTTCacccttctcttcttcccatcATCCTGTCCTGAGGCATGAGCATTTTCTGTATGGTTTGTGTTGATGAAGTAGCCAGTAACAACCTTTTGTCTATGACActttaacacatttttattattatgataCATAATATCTGGTGTATTGTACAATGGAAGGAAGGGTAATAAACCCTAACTTGCTTTTAAGTGTCAGAAGAGCACTATCATATTCAGTCACCCTATTGAAAAAGCTGTGCTTGAATAATACTTGACATTAGCACCAAATAACAACAGAAggaagtatctttttttttcagtttgttgaCACTGACAGTTTGTATGGAGAAGTAATTTTCAGCTCTCTTTGCAGACCTGTGCCGcaacaagagaggaaaaaaaatcttttttcaatAAGCAGCATCATTACATGATCAGTCCCACAAGTATAGTCCTTGCATGCCCAGTCCTCTAAGAATATGCAGAATTATGGTGATGACAACTCTGTTATGCCCTTGTTAAGATTTTAAGTGCATTCTCtaatcttctttttcccctttaggAACTACtcagaatttatttcatttggaaCTTCACATTGCCTCATGTGCCAACACTCACCAGTGATTGTCTGGTTTATCATTTATCATTTGTCAAAAGTACCTACGGCTAGAAAGTCTGTGAGTGTGTAATAATTGTATGATAGGTATAGTGAGCATAATGCACTAAATACGGATTCCGTTCCAGTTAAAAACACAGATTCTGGTACCCTTCTGTAATCTGCAGTGAGGTGTGCTGGGCTGTATTTTAATCTACCTTTCAAGAAGACCAAATTGTTGTCATTCCCTCAGTCACCATTGAACTCTGGGAGATGTGAAGGACTTGAGAATCGCGAAGAACTGAGCAATAAGTGTTAGAGATCTGAAAGGAAATTTGGGGCTGGGCTTAAACTTGTATATCCAAATGGagcatttttttgccttcagagCTCTGTGGGTGCAATTCAAACCACCGTGACCACACAGGTTAAAAGAATAGCGGGGGAAAGGTAGTCCCATTTCATCTCCTTCCCTGCATATTGCTTTTCTCTTACACATGTGGCTTTGAGGACACTTCATGACCTTCAGCACTTGTTTTCAGTGAGGTCTTTGCAGCTAGCACTGAACAGCCTTCAGGCACATAAAGGTGGATCACatgaaaggacagaaagatgGGGTCTGGGCTGAAATCTCAGAgcccctccttttttccctcctgtctgCTCTCCCCCTCAAGTCCTTCGGGCAGGTGACCCTCCTACCATACACAGAGTATAATCAAAAGCATGTTGCCTCTTGCTGAGTTTTAGGGTGACTGACTGGGGCCTTGAATTTGAGCCCATCATGTTAAAGCTGATCTTGCTGAGGTAGGTGActggaatattttattatacattactagtgaaataaaataatgagattttttttgttcatgtggGAGTCATTGTTAATTCCCTGCTATTTTTTCCCTGCCATTTAGCAACCTGAAGGTatgaaggagagaagagaaagagaaagattgCATTTGAGAAAAAGCAAGTCTCACAAGAGAATGGGAGAGAAATCAGAGCCAAGGAGAGAGCAGGAAGAAGAT contains these protein-coding regions:
- the LNP1 gene encoding leukemia NUP98 fusion partner 1 isoform X2 produces the protein MEYEEDDDISFAKWMSSFWGHNLIDENEKEGRGHKKRQTRPFSERRASLPARLSSLHTARLHASTKGSSSGHLKGSKEFQEDQDVKCHCHRKASRTPSADSSCPETRSNSIQEFAESFEKQLHLKSKRSVSLQPEGMKERRERERLHLRKSKSHKRMGEKSEPRREQEEDEGSEVVPAKHNEQFPSQATIEKGYLCTGS
- the LNP1 gene encoding leukemia NUP98 fusion partner 1 isoform X1, which gives rise to MRMRKRVEATRNARHDPLVKGEPPFRLSTAQGRILGAGDQGAFAKEAPDVGTRPLLGQGQEQARLSSLHTARLHASTKGSSSGHLKGSKEFQEDQDVKCHCHRKASRTPSADSSCPETRSNSIQEFAESFEKQLHLKSKRSVSLQPEGMKERRERERLHLRKSKSHKRMGEKSEPRREQEEDEGSEVVPAKHNEQFPSQATIEKGYLCTGS